The Oreochromis niloticus isolate F11D_XX linkage group LG15, O_niloticus_UMD_NMBU, whole genome shotgun sequence genome includes a region encoding these proteins:
- the lca5 gene encoding lebercilin yields the protein MESEKVADPYEDNRDLSCQSCRSTKKDSRASSVQKQKQNFWDKMHSEDAKVGSGDVRSITRTWHSDPDRDRMSEGEGSKSGGSFYSEDYENESPSERSVSPYSRSRTPSPTPHRGVRAKRISGSPLHKTGGLGRRGLSRPQRPGGHPLTQQYQRGVRSHSKESTPPKDLDLVTKRMLSARLLKINELRNALSELQQRTDELQKENRILRQLQVRQEKALQRYDDTESEISQLLSRHSNEIQVLRERLRRTQERERKAERQLRDTEERFQRGQATISRLKKLVEQRDLGAREELSRRLEEEKLRAQEAERKLKEVERSMELRNSSYQRQLVAEKKKTLSAQEEIRALQEELERLNNKLKEKERELDAKNIYANRMVKPSQKKETESDTKQKVPSRSSSKAIQTEGRMLSLDFPTPPPAITDASEYREHPPDEYLSLKELNRGVNQAEAEDRGPNWEQKSRERHEEKEVAKEEKEAKKYLDQEQNVLEVKAKLLRNGSEKERDEEGQKRTSSLFNQKGDDNYKKHGHVQGEVERWNQEALASQQASEEAQRKKEQLLAKMREIDSQKQGAQDSLFASSLSESNKGLGEHSSPRPPEQRNHNSSIFSLTNSEEPDGLRAGSREGGRRRLGVEGGAVIAGIGRRALRSQISSDDLAFGGYAPSFVHSTFHGSSGFPPPPPKEDKESALEAIGVFNISAAEFEKERETEKAQGKDRKSSLMQQLFGPQATAVGDSENTSNKLELLNSPPTTNGVRSRRDGLRNFNSGSPTPPAASFNTLHVADSRPAIRAITSFEDEIEELTL from the exons ATGGAATCTGAAAAAGTAGCTGACCCATATGAAGACAACCGGGATTTAAGTTGCCAGTCCTGCCGTAGTACAAAGAAAGATTCTCGGGCTTCATCCGtccagaaacaaaaacagaacttcTGGGACAAGATGCACAGCGAGGATGCAAAAGTTGGCTCAGGTGATGTCAGATCTATAACCAGAACTTGGCATTCAGATCCTGATCGGGATCGGATGTCAGAAGGAGAGGGAAGCAAAAGTGGTGGGTCATTTTATTCTGAGGATTATGAAAACGAGTCTCCTTCAGAGCGCTCTGTCTCACCGTACTCCCGGTCCCGGACTCCTTCACCCACCCCACATAGAGGGGTCCGGGCAAAGAGGATCTCTGGCAGCCCTCTCCACAAGACAG GTGGTTTGGGGCGCCGTGGCTTGTCTCGCCCACAGCGACCAGGTGGTCACCCCCTGACCCAGCAGTATCAAAGGGGGGTGCGTTCTCACAGCAAGGAGTCCACACCGCCTAAAGACCTGGACCTGGTGACCAAGCGGATGCTCTCGGCCCGCCTCCTAAAAATCAATGAATTGCGCAATGCTCTTTCTGAGCTGCAGCAGCGCACGGATGAACTGCAGAAAGAAAATCGAATTCTTAGACAG CTTCAGGTGCGTCAAGAGAAAGCCCTGCAGCGGTACGATGACACAGAAAGTGAAATCTCCCAGCTCCTATCCCGGCACTCCAACGAGATCCAAGTGCTGCGTGAACGTCTCAGGCGCACCCAAGAAAGGGAACGGAAAGCTGAGCGACAGCTGAGGGACACCGAGGAGCGGTTTCAGAGGGGTCAAGCTACAATTTCACGGCTGAAGAAGCTGGTCGAGCAGCGGGATTTAGGAGCCAGAGAGGAGCTAAGCCGCAGGCTAGAGGAAGAGAAGTTGCGGGCCCAAGAAGCTGAACGTAAGCTTAAG gAGGTGGAGCGTAGCATGGAGCTAAGAAATAGCAGTTATCAGAGACAGCTTGtcgcagagaagaagaagacactTAGTGCCCAGGAAGAGATCAGGGCTCTCCAGGAGGAACTTGAACGACTGAACAATAAACTCAAG GAAAAGGAGAGAGAACTCGATGCGAAGAATATTTATGCCAACCGCATGGTGAAACcctcacaaaaaaaagagactgaaaGTGACACAAAGCAGAAAG TTCCCAGCAGGAGCAGCTCTAAGGCGATACAGACTGAAGGCAGGATGCTGAGTCTCGATTTTCCCACACCTCCCCCTGCTATCACAGATGCCAGCGAGTACAGGGAACATCCACCTGATGAATATTTATCACTTAAG GAGCTTAACAGAGGGGTCAATCAAGCAGAGGCAGAAGACAGGGGACCAAACTGGGAACAAAAGAGTAGAGAAAGACATGAGGAGAAGGAGGTGGCGAAGGAAGAGAAAGAGGCCAAAAAGTACCTTGATCAGGAACAGAATGTGCTTGAAGTTAAGGCAAAGCTTTTAAGAAATG GCTCGGAGAAAGAAAGGGATGAAGAGGGCCAAAAGAGGACGAGTTCCCTGTTCAACCAGAAGGGGGATGATAACTACAAGAAGCACGGTCATGTCCAGGGAGAGGTGGAGAGATGGAATCAGGAGGCGCTGGCCAGTCAGCAAGCATCAGAAGAAGCGCAGCGCAAAAAAGAGCAGCTGCTGGCAAAGATGCGGGAAATAGACAGTCAGAAACAGGGGGCCCAGGATTCCTTGTTTGCCTCGAGTCTTTCTGAGTCCAATAAGGGTCTCGGTGAACATTCTTCTCCACGTCCTCCTGAGCAAAGGAACCATAACTCTTCAATTTTCAGCCTAACTAATTCAGAGGAGCCGGATGGTTTACGTGCTGGGAGCAGAGAAGGTGGAAGGAGGAGACTAGGCGTAGAGGGTGGAGCAGTTATAGCAGGGATAGGGAGGAGAGCGCTCCGGTCTCAAATCTCCAGCGACGACTTGGCTTTCGGAGGTTACGCACCTTCGTTTGTACATTCAACTTTCCATGGTTCCTCTGGCTTCCCTCCACCTCCAcccaaagaggacaaggaatcTGCGTTAGAAGCAATAGGGGTGTTTAATATCAGTGCGGCAGAGTttgagaaggagagggagacagaaaAAGCTCAGGGAAAGGACAGGAAGTCAAGTCTCATGCAGCAGCTGTTTGGTCCCCAAGCCACAGCTGTTGGTGATAGCGAGAATACCTCCAATAAACTGGAGCTTCTTAATAGTCCCCCAACAACCAATGGAGTGCGTTCAAGAAGGGATGGACTGCGCAACTTCAACTCAGGATCTCCCactcctccagcagcctccttTAACACCCTGCATGTTGCAGATAGCAGACCTGCCATCCGTGCCATCACCTCCTTCGAAGACGAGATTGAGGAACTCACATTATGA
- the fam167ab gene encoding protein FAM167A: MMNSRSAPQIVVNRTNAQDEADCGEGVDLPTDDHLMTLKALTEKLRLETRRPSYLEWQAQLEADRFRDSETGKEPITVEPKGKVVRHKGTSVDPDVSQPKLPSGGLKGFENIDEALTWLRRELTDMRLQDQQLARQLMRLRSDINKLKIEQTCHLHRRMLNDATFGLEERDELSDLLCECPVTPGLGLSAPLRLIGVTKMNINSRRFSLC, from the exons ATGATGAATTCACGCTCGGCTCCACAGATCGTGGTTAACAGGACAAATGCCCAGGATGAGGCAGACTGTGGGGAAGGTGTAGATTTGCCTACAGATGACCATCTGATGACTTTGAAGGCCTTAACAGAAAAACTAAGACTGGAGACCAGGAGACCCTCCTACCTGGAGTGGCAAGCCCAGCTTGAGGCAGATCGCTTCAGAGACTCAGAAACTGGGAAAGAACCAATCACAGTTGAGCCTAAAGGGAAAGTAGTTAGGCACAAGGGGACTTCAGTGGACCCAGATGTGAGTCAGCCCAAGTTGCCATCAGGTGGACTCAAGGGATTTGAAAACATTGATGAAGCTCTCACCTGGCTCAGGAGAGAACTG ACGGATATGCGCTTGCAGGACCAGCAGCTGGCGAGGCAGCTCATGCGGCTTCGGAGTGACATCAACAAGCTGAAGATTGAACAGACGTGCCATCTGCATCGCCGAATGCTCAACGACGCCACCTTCGGCCTCGAGGAACGGGATGAGCTGTCGGACCTGCTGTGCGAATGCCCGGTCACCCCGGGCCTCGGCCTCTCTGCCCCGCTGAGACTTATCGGAGTCACCAAGATGAACATTAACTCTCGCCGATTCTCGCTCTGCTAG